The DNA segment TCCCTTTCGCCTGAGGTGACGGCTTCACCTGCTGAAGCTGAACCCTCTGCCACGCCCACTCCTACAACCGCGCCAAAGGCATCCAGTTCGCCGGTAAGTACCCCAACACCGCAGCCGCAAGACTGCGTGGTAGTGAAAGTGGAAACATTGTCTGATAAGACACTAGCAGAACTGACTGCGCAAACTGTCCGGCATGTTGAAACATACCGTGCCACATACTATGACATTTACGGTTTCACCCGGCAGCAGATAGTGGATCAGATGAACCGCTGTGGCCCAGACTACAGAGGGCAAAGTAACAAAGGCCTGACGCTTATTTCAATGCAGTATGGTTACTGGCTGACCTCCTCAAATGGGCAATGTGCTGTGGACAGGTATGTGACGCATCGGAATGTGGATATTTTTTATCCCCGATGGAATGACGGGCCCTCCTCCTCGCAGGACCTTAGAACTCGTTGGACAAATTATGACAAATCCATGGTTGTCCATGAGGAGGGTCACCGCGCGCACGGGGCTCAAACAGCCCAGAAAGTAACAGACTACTTTGATGCCCTGCCTTCGTATGCATCGTGTTCTGACGT comes from the Verrucomicrobiia bacterium genome and includes:
- a CDS encoding DUF922 domain-containing protein: MTPLRARILLAATIFTASTMVVGSPAVGRSHPFAFKRVEIASLDAQYPVTDATPTPEPSLSPEVTASPAEAEPSATPTPTTAPKASSSPVSTPTPQPQDCVVVKVETLSDKTLAELTAQTVRHVETYRATYYDIYGFTRQQIVDQMNRCGPDYRGQSNKGLTLISMQYGYWLTSSNGQCAVDRYVTHRNVDIFYPRWNDGPSSSQDLRTRWTNYDKSMVVHEEGHRAHGAQTAQKVTDYFDALPSYASCSDVSARVEVDVPAIINSMDIMGQQYDAQTGSGNTQLIYPNVLSD